The nucleotide window CTATCGACCTCCTCGATGTTGCCCTTTACCGCGACTATCGAGCCGCGCATGTCTGGGGTTAGGACGCCGATCGGCCTGAACTCCGTCTTAACCGCCTTGACGACCTCAAGGTAGGCCGCAACGAGCCTGCCATCTGAACCCATTCTTCCCGCGACTTTAACTGTACTCTCGCTCGATGCGTTGAACGGGTTTAAGCTTGCGAGAACGTCCCTCGGGACGAGGGCGTCGAGGTAGTCTTCTCCATCGGTGAGGGTCAGCACGTAGCGGCCGTTCTCGTAGGATATTCCAGCTATGGAGCCCTCGACGGCCATGACCATTCCCGGATAGTTGGGTGCCTCGCCTATCGGGACTACGGGTGCTTCCTCGATCGGAGTCACGGAGAGCTGGCTAAGATTCCTGACGACTATCTCCGGCGAGGTGCCCTTGTAGAGGTAGACGATTCCCGGGGCGTAAACAGTATCTCCGACCTTGACGGAGAGGTTGCTGAAGACGAGCAGAACCCTCGGAACGAGCACCGAAACCTGAGAATCACCAGTATCAACCGTCAAAAGATAGCCGGAGCTGACGTTGGAGAACTTAGTTACTATCCCCTCGACGGCCACGTAAGTGTTGCTCATGTTGGCGTTGAGCGACTTGAAGAGGGGCGGGTTTTCGGAGTGGAGCTTCGAGCGGAAGTGAAGGCCACCGAGGTACTGGAGCATCGAGTAGGTGTAGGTCTCCCTCACGCGGAGCTGAACCTCGGCCGTCACCCCGTCGCCGGGGAAGGGAACGAGGCCCTTTCTTATCATCTCATCGGCAAGGGGGGAGTAGACCCTGACGTCTATCTGCCCAGTTCCGTCGTCCACAGTGAAGGTGAGGCCGAGCTTTCCGCCGGTCTGGGAGACGTAGGGAACCGTGATGACGGTTCCGTTTATCCTCACCACGGCGTAGTTCATCAGGTAGTTGCCGTAGACGTCGCTCACCCTGACGAGCGGTGCCTGAGCGCTCTGGGCTGCGACGAGCAGAAGGGCAACGCCGATGACCGAGAGTAGAACCGACAGGTATTTGATCCTCGATACGTTGAGCTTCTTCTGCTCCTTCAGGCCATGATAGTAGAGTTTTTTCTCACCCTCCTTCCCTGACATGAGCAGACCTCCGGTTTATTTGACGTAGCAACCTAGTTGATGGATGCGTCTTTTAACGCTTTCGTGACAAGAAACGGCAGAGCTGGGCACTATTGAGTAGGAGCGGGCCTTACGCATTCAGAAAATAATTTAAACTCCCGGGACACAATGGCATCATGCGCGTTATCATGGTCAAGGAGATAAAGAAACATCTTCTCCATCCCGTGCTAATCGCCAAGGCGAGCAGGGCCCTCGCTGATGGGAACAGATGGGAATTCGAGGCCATCCTCAGGGAATTCGAGAGAAATTATTTCATGGAAGGGCTGATGGAATACAGGGGAGAGTCTCTCCTTGAGCTCCTTGGGAAGTACGTTCTTCTAGGTGTCGTTGCCGGATTCAAGGGGGCAAAGGAGCTGATAGAGGAGGCAAAGAGGGGCAGGATCCGCATCATTGAAGTCGGCGACCCCTACGTTCCCTTCTACCTGGCAGGAACGCTCTTCCTGGCGGGAAAGCCCGTTCCAAAGAAAATCGTGAAAAGATTGCCCGATCCCATCTACGACCTGAACGATGAAGATTACATAGCCTTTCTCCTCAGGCTTTTTGAGCACAACCACCGCTTCGGAATCGTCGGCTGTGCACTTGAGTTCTGGACAATGAGACAGGCTCTTTACAGCGGACTTTTAAGGCCCGAAAAGCCAGAAATCTGGAGGGACAGTGGCTGTTTCGTTGGGGTAATTCCCCTTGATGAAGACCTCGACAACGTTAAGGGAAAGTTCAAAATCGCCTGCAGGAACGGATGGTGCGTCTTCTACTTCAGGGGGAGCAAGAAAATGCTGAAAGAAAAGCTGAAGGAGTTGGGAATTAGCTCCCCTCCCCTTTGAGTATCTTCTCGACCTCGAACCCCTCCTCGTACTTCTTGAGCTTCCTCTCGAAGAACTCGATGAAGAGTTTGTAGCGCTTTGCCCTGTGCTTCGGGCTTCCACGTATGCTGTGACCGTGAGGACCTTTCTTGAACACCGCTATGTATGCCTCCTTGCCCATGTCCCTGAGCACGTTGTAGAACATCAGGCTCTGGTCGAGGGGACAGCGGTAGTCCTCCAGCGAGTGAATGAGCAGTATTGGAGCCTTCACGTTTTCGGCGTAGAAGAGCGGGCTGAGCTTCCTGAAGTTCTCGTTTTTGAGTGGGTTTGCTCCGATGACCTCGACGTCGTACCAGAGGCCTATGTCTGAGAAAGCATAGCTCGTCAGCCAGTAGCTTATCCCGTTCTCACTGATGCCAGCTTTGAATAGCTCGCTCTGCGTTAAGGCCCAGTTGGTCATGAAGCCGCCGTAGCTTATGCCGGTTATGCCAACCCTCTCCCTGTCGGCCTGGGGTTCGAGCTTGAAGAACTCCTCGATTCCGGCCATTATGTCCTCGAAGTCCTCTAAACCGGTTCTCTCAAGAACCCTTAGAGCGAAGTCTTCGCTGTAGCCGTCGCTGCCGCGCGGGTTGACAAAAACCACGTAGTAACCTTTGCTCACCATCAGCTGCATCTCGTAAACGAACCTGTAACCGTACATGCCCTTCGGCCCGCCGTGGACGAAGACTATCACTGGAGCTTTTTCGTCCTCCTTCAGCTCAGGCTTCAGATACCAGCCGTCTATCTCCAAATCCTTGCTCTTAAAGCGGAAATGCCTGGGCTCGAAGGTTTTCAGCTTGGCGAATATCGGCCCGTTGTAGTCGGTTATCTGCTTCAGCTCGCCGTCGTAGAGGTAGAGCTCGCCTATCCTCGTTGCCGTCATTACGAGGAGCAGGGCCTTTCCGTCGCTGACATCCAAGCCGTAAATCCAGTGGTTCCCCACCACAACCCTCTCCACCTTTCCGTCCCAGAGCCACAGGTTCACGCTTCCAGCGTCTGGCGTCAGGAAGTAAACCTTCCCGTCGGTCAGCTTTGCGCTCCAGACGTCGAGCGGGCCCTCGTAAACCGGCTTAAGCTCGCCGTCCCAGAGATAGAGCCAGTCGTGCTCGCTGATGAACCTCTTTTCCCTCTTGCCCCTCAGGAGGAGGGCCTTTCCGTCGGAGTCGATGGCCTCGAAGGAGACCCTCTCAAAGATCTTCTCCTCCTCGCCGTCCCGCCACAGGTAGATGTCCCAGAACTTGAAGAGCGCTGGCTTGCTTCCCTCGCGGTGCGGGACGTTGACGACTATGGAATCGCCGTGCCATATCCCGCTCGAAAACCTCGGCTTCTCAAACCAATCTATTACCTCCTCACTCTCCGTGTCGAGGACCCAGAAGGTCGTTTTCTCGCCGTCGAAGAAACCCATGCCGTCGAACCAGGCGGGAACGTCGTCGTCGAAGATGAAGTCCTCATCATCGCGGCGCTTGAAGCCGATCACAAGGAGTCTCCTCGAATCGTCGTTCCACTCGATCGAGCGAACGTTTTTAGTTGAGAGGACCTTCTTGGCACTCATGGTATGGACGTCGGCCACCCATATCTCGTTCTCCTTCTTTTCCTCGTTAAAGCGGGTGAAGGCGAGCTTTCTGCCATCTGGCGAGAGCCTTGGCATGGAGGCGTTTTCGATGAAGCGCCTAACCCCGGTTCCCAGGTCCTCAACGACCACCGTGCTCTCATACTTGTTCTCCTTCATATTGGCCTTGGTGAGGGTGTAGGCAACCAGATTCCCCCTTATCCTCGGGTCGTTCAGGTAGGCAAACTTAGAAAAGGTCTCGTGGTTCCATTCGATACCGCTCATAACGCTATCACCTATTTGGTAGAGAGCCTTAAAAGTATATAAGCGTAACTACCCGGCCAGGTGAGATGATGAAGGAGGAGCACGGGGTTGGAATCATACTCGGTCTGGGAATATTCATCTCCGTGGCGTTCAGAACCTACGCCGGGGTGACAATAGCCGCCGTCGGGATACCCCTCTACCTCGCGTACGTCGCCCGGCAGCAGAACATCCTGGCAAAGTCCAGGCTCTTCGACAGGGACCTCTTCCTAATGATGGCGATAGCCGTGGCCGTGATACTGGTCTTTAACTACTTCTGGGATCCGAGGATGGGCCTGATAGCGATGGCGGTGGCGATACCTCTCCTGGCCCTCTACGCCGACAGGCTAAAGGCGAGAAAGAAGGCTCAGGAGGCCTGAGAGCTTCCCGGTTCTCTTGTAGTTCCGCACCTCCTCCCTCATTTTCCCCAGGAATGCCCGGTCCACCCCGAATTTCTCCCGAACCCGGCGCGAGATGTGGTTGTCGTTCAGAAACACCATGGCCATCGCGGAGGTGAGGTTCTTCGGCTTCCTCCAGCCGGACTTTTCGAAGTCGATTAGGTAAACCCGATCGCCGACTATTACGTGCTTTCCCCCCTGAATCTGGCCGTGGTCGAGACCGAGCCTGTCGAGTAAAGCTGTTTTCTCAACTATCTCAAAGATGTGTCGCTTTTCGAGGTCCGCGTGAAAGATTATCTCCCCCTCCGCGAACTCCCGAACGAGATACTCAAGGCCCTCAAAGACGCCGTAAGCCACGAGCGGGGGCGTTACCCTGAATGGCTCCAGCGCCTCGATTATCCTCGCCTCCCTCTCAAAGTTCTGCCTCGGGGAGTCCGGTCGTTGAAGCTTTATTATGACGTTTTTTTCATCTAATCTGGCCCTGAAGATTAAGCTAGTCGTGCCCTTGGCGTAGGGCCATATTTCGTCCAATCCAAGCCCCCTCAGGTAAGAGTAAAACCGCCCCAATTGAGCTTTGCTTATCAAGTGGTCGAACATACTCCTCGATAAGCTTAAATACTCCGCCGATAAAATACTTTTGGTGATAGCCATGGTGACGGCTTTTATTTTGATGGTGACGGCCGCTGGAAAGGAAAGGGAAGTTATGGAGAAGCTTCTGGCCATGCCGGAGGTCAAAGAGGCTTACGTGGTCTATGGCGAATACGACCTCGTCGTAAAGGTCGAAACCGACACGCTCAAGGACCTTGACCAGTTCATAACCGAGAAGATAAGGAAGATGACCGAGATCCAGATGACCTCGACGATGATAGCCATCTGATTCTCTCGTTCTTCGTTCTTCCGTTCTCCATTATGCCAGCACCCCCTCTGAAGTCTCATCCTCCCAGAGCAGGGCAAAACCCACGCTCAGAAGCACCATCGTGACGAGGGGAGCTAAAAACCACCACCATCTGCCCGCGTAGAGGGCATTCTGGTTGAGACCCTCCAGTATGAACGAACCCCAGTTGTCGCTCGGAATCATGTTGAAGAACCCGAGTATCGCCACCAGCGCGACCACCTTGGGGAACAATAAACTGAAGTGGCTCAGGGCGTAGGGGATTACAGGCTTCAGGATATGCCTCCTTAGGATGTAGAGGTCGCCCGCTCCGAGCGCCCTGGCAGCGGCAACGTGCTCCCTGACCTTCTCCTGAACGACGAAACCCCTCACGGCGCTCCCGAACTTGCCCGCGAGCAGGAGGGCGAGTATCAGCGACAGGATTTCCGTTTTTATTTCCCTGGTCATCGCTATGCCCGTTGTTGAGAATGAGAATATCATGAGCATCGCGAGGGGAAGGACGGGGAGCGCTCCGAGAGAGTTCAGCAGGCCCTCAAGAAGAATCGCGGGCCGGCTCCGGTAGTAGCCGGCGAAGAGACCGAGGAGCAGGCCGATGGTCATCACAAGGAGGGAGACCTCAAGCGACACGAGTAGCGTGCTTCTGCCGGCCAGAACAAAGCCCACCCAGAGGTCGCGGCCGTAGGAATCTGTACCGAGGAGACCGTAGGAATCGCCAAAGACCGTGACAGCAACGGGGGAAGAGGATTCGAACTCAAGGGTGTACCTTCCCTCCAGAACCTCGCCGCCGTACCCCATGAAGAGGAACTGGGTGGGCGTGAAGAGGGGCCTGCTCTCCAGGCCGTAGCCGAGGGACTCGGCAAACTCGTAAGCCCCCGCGGCGAGGGTGGGGTTGGAGTTGATGCTCGTCCTTCCGTCCACCTCCACCGGACCGAGAACCACGGAAAGGCCGTCGGGGCGGTGAATTACAAGCCTGACCGTCGAATTGCCCTCGATCATCACGTTTCCCGGAACGATCCCATCAACCGTGAAGGTCATTGAAAAGTTCGTTCCAGTCGATTCAAGGGTTCTGAAGCCCGAGGGAAGCCAGATGGGCCTGGCGTTCTTGGGATAGTCGTT belongs to Thermococcus camini and includes:
- a CDS encoding alpha/beta hydrolase family protein translates to MSGIEWNHETFSKFAYLNDPRIRGNLVAYTLTKANMKENKYESTVVVEDLGTGVRRFIENASMPRLSPDGRKLAFTRFNEEKKENEIWVADVHTMSAKKVLSTKNVRSIEWNDDSRRLLVIGFKRRDDEDFIFDDDVPAWFDGMGFFDGEKTTFWVLDTESEEVIDWFEKPRFSSGIWHGDSIVVNVPHREGSKPALFKFWDIYLWRDGEEEKIFERVSFEAIDSDGKALLLRGKREKRFISEHDWLYLWDGELKPVYEGPLDVWSAKLTDGKVYFLTPDAGSVNLWLWDGKVERVVVGNHWIYGLDVSDGKALLLVMTATRIGELYLYDGELKQITDYNGPIFAKLKTFEPRHFRFKSKDLEIDGWYLKPELKEDEKAPVIVFVHGGPKGMYGYRFVYEMQLMVSKGYYVVFVNPRGSDGYSEDFALRVLERTGLEDFEDIMAGIEEFFKLEPQADRERVGITGISYGGFMTNWALTQSELFKAGISENGISYWLTSYAFSDIGLWYDVEVIGANPLKNENFRKLSPLFYAENVKAPILLIHSLEDYRCPLDQSLMFYNVLRDMGKEAYIAVFKKGPHGHSIRGSPKHRAKRYKLFIEFFERKLKKYEEGFEVEKILKGEGS
- a CDS encoding serine/threonine protein kinase, with the translated sequence MFDHLISKAQLGRFYSYLRGLGLDEIWPYAKGTTSLIFRARLDEKNVIIKLQRPDSPRQNFEREARIIEALEPFRVTPPLVAYGVFEGLEYLVREFAEGEIIFHADLEKRHIFEIVEKTALLDRLGLDHGQIQGGKHVIVGDRVYLIDFEKSGWRKPKNLTSAMAMVFLNDNHISRRVREKFGVDRAFLGKMREEVRNYKRTGKLSGLLSLLSRL
- a CDS encoding Lrp/AsnC family transcriptional regulator → MVTAFILMVTAAGKEREVMEKLLAMPEVKEAYVVYGEYDLVVKVETDTLKDLDQFITEKIRKMTEIQMTSTMIAI
- a CDS encoding ABC transporter permease, which translates into the protein MRLDRNEKAGITLILLVMLLAVVPVRFLVPPEKAANWNYLPYWNDYPKNARPIWLPSGFRTLESTGTNFSMTFTVDGIVPGNVMIEGNSTVRLVIHRPDGLSVVLGPVEVDGRTSINSNPTLAAGAYEFAESLGYGLESRPLFTPTQFLFMGYGGEVLEGRYTLEFESSSPVAVTVFGDSYGLLGTDSYGRDLWVGFVLAGRSTLLVSLEVSLLVMTIGLLLGLFAGYYRSRPAILLEGLLNSLGALPVLPLAMLMIFSFSTTGIAMTREIKTEILSLILALLLAGKFGSAVRGFVVQEKVREHVAAARALGAGDLYILRRHILKPVIPYALSHFSLLFPKVVALVAILGFFNMIPSDNWGSFILEGLNQNALYAGRWWWFLAPLVTMVLLSVGFALLWEDETSEGVLA